Proteins encoded in a region of the Eubalaena glacialis isolate mEubGla1 chromosome 20, mEubGla1.1.hap2.+ XY, whole genome shotgun sequence genome:
- the LOC133081234 gene encoding tetraspanin-6-like, giving the protein MASPSRRLQTKPVITCFKSVLLIYTFIFWITGVILLAVGIWGKVSLGNYFSLLNEKATNVPFVPIGTGTVIILLGTFGCFATCRASAWMLKLYAMFLTLIFLVELVAAIVGFVFRHEIKNSFKNNYEKALKQYNTTGDYRSDAVDKIQNTLHCCGVTDYRDWKDTNYYSEKGFPKSCCKLEGCSQRDADKVNNEGCFIKVMTIIESEMGVVAGISFGVACFQLIGISLAYCLSRAITNNQYEIV; this is encoded by the coding sequence ATGGCGTCCCCGTCTCGGAGGTTGCAGACCAAACCGGTCATCACTTGTTTCAAGAGCGTCCTCTTGATCTACACATTCATCTTCTGGATCACTGGTGTTATCCTTCTTGCTGTTGGCATTTGGGGCAAGGTGAGCCTAgggaattatttttcccttttaaatgaGAAGGCCACCAATGTCCCCTTCGTGCCCATTGGCACTGGCACTGTCATTATTCTTTTGGGCACCTTCGGCTGTTTTGCTACCTGCCGAGCTTCTGCATGGATGCTAAAACTGTATGCAATGTTTCTGACTCTCATTTTTTTGGTTGAACTGGTCGCTGCCATCGTAGGATTTGTTTTCAGACATGAGATTAAGAACAGCTTTAAGAATAATTATGAGAAAGCTTTAAAGCAATATAACACTACGGGAGATTATAGAAGCGATGCAGTAGACAAGATCCAAAATACGTTGCATTGTTGTGGTGTCACCGACTATAGAGATTGGAAGGATACTAATTATTACTCAGAAAAAGGATTTCCCAAGAGCTGCTGTAAACTTGAAGGTTGTTCTCAGAGAGATGCAGATAAAGTAAACAATGAAGGTTGTTTTATAAAGGTGATGACCATTATAGAGTCAGAAATGGGAGTTGTTGCGGGAATTTCTTTTGGAGTTGCTTGCTTCCAGCTGATTGGAATCTCTCTAGCCTACTGCCTCTCTCGCGCCATAACAAATAACCAGTATGAGATAGTGTAA